TTCCCCGACAGGAGATCTAAAACCTGAGACACCGCTGCTCGACGAGCCCTAGTCGCCGGAGTCCAAACCTGAAACCCTGGATCCACCTTTCCCAATTTCTCCCTCCTCAGAAATAGCCTCAACGTCAATATCCTCAGACGGGCCAGGCCACCCAGCCTCGTCGCAAGGCCCAATCTGAGCCGAGAGCTCCTCCGCAGACATGAGTCGAGCAGTCTGCTTGATGCGAGCCACCTATCAAAGCAAAAAGAACAAGCCCCCTAAGAAAAGAGTCCACAACCCAACAAGCAAAAGACCAGAGTTAACCGAAGCAAAAAACAAGCTCATTACCTTCCGAGAGAGCGAAACAAGAGCTATCCTCGTGCAGAACTTACTCCCGCCAAGTCCTCAAACAGCAAAGACTTGCGCAGCCTCGTAGGAGATTTTTTAAACCCGAGGGTAAGTTTAATAGCAACCCCGcctccccttttatagccgcGGTAAAAAGGCTCCAAGCGGCGCCTGTAACCGCGCGCCGCATGCGAAGAGTCGTCCAGTAAGAGCCTGCCACGTCACCACCCAAAAAGGTAATTCTTGGCTCGATTCGAACTGACGCtcgagggtgacatttttttGGACTAAGATCCTTGCTTCGCGGGTTCGGTCGTCGGTGTCTAACCTCGCTCATGAGGAGCTACTGTTGAGGATCAACCAAAAGAACTCCCAACCTCGAGCGATTTCAAATTGAGACTCCACCCCTCAGCCCCCTCGCAAGCTCCTTGGCTTCGGGAGAACATTTCCCCCGCAAGGAACTAACCTCGGCCCGAAGCTGAAAGACGTTGGATAACCTTTGAGCTGACTAACCCTAACCATGAAATGTTCAGTAATTCTACCATGAGTAGGGTCGACGTCATCTACAAATGCGGCGGATACGCGACGCGAAGCACCCCCAGGTGTGCAGTCAGAAGCTAAGAGGCCAATCGAAGCCGGAATGACTTCCGTTGCGACCTCACCTTCCCGAAAGCCCGAGGCCGATCAAAGGTAGGCGCGGGAAGCATGACAGCCAAAAGACAATCCTGGAGGGAATCTACGTTGAATGTAGTAGCAGTTGGCAAGGGCAATGTAAAGTGAGTAGGGTGGTGAGTATGGGGTCTAAATGACATTTTTGTAAGGGATATTCCTAGGATATAGTGGTTGAATAGGGGTGTTTAGGGTACGTAAAAGTATCACTTTAGGACACTATATAAGAGGTTTCAACCAACTGTAATGGACACACACTATTCATTGATAAGACCACTCGTGGAAAAGATTGTGGGTTGTTCTAATCCGAGGTTAAGAAGTTTCTTTCAGATTCGTATGTTGTGATCCAACTTCCCCCGAAGTCGAATCCCAACAAACGGCATAGCATTGAAGTCTGAAACTGAACTTGGAAGTGTCTAGTTTTTGGCCGTGATGTTCAGAGCCTTTGATCTCCCAAACCGTGCATTCCCTGAGAAAAATTCCTATCTATCAATTGTAGCTCTGGTACATCTGCAACTTTGGTTAAAGGTTCTCGGAGAGTTTGTGTATGACTTTGGACAAGAATCATCAAAGAAGGGGCTGAATTTTTGTGCATTTTGGAGCTCTACTTGACGGCAAGCAACTTGTCTGCTCCACCTGTTTGCCAGCCAGCTCCACCGCCGGTCACCGCTTGAGCTGCTGCGGCCAATTTTAACCGTGCCACGCGCCAGTTCGCTAGTGCGATAGCAGCAAGCAGGCAGACTGAGTGGTTAGTTTTTGAAGTTTAACCCTGCGGCCTGCCGTCTTCGTCATCTGCTCATTCTATCTGCTTCCTGCCCAAGTTCCAGCCGCCAGAGCTCGTCGCCAGTTTCACCGTCGATAGGCCATCACCGGTCGATTCCTCTCACTCACAGCACTGCAACGCGGCGTGCGGCAGTTGCGGCGCGGCCCGGCTCCGACGAGCGGCAGTGGAGCGGGCGACGGGTGggcaggggcggtggcggtgggcagGGCGAGGGGGGGCCCTGTCCGTCGACGCGACCCAACCGTggagggcaggggcggcgctGCCACGGTGGGAGGGGgtgacgggaggaggagggggcgacggGAGGAGGGCAGGGAAGGACAGATTTGCATTGGCTCAACGCTTCCCTGGCCCCACCTGACAGAGCCACACCACATCTCATCATTAAATAGTCTGGTTGGAAGCCGAACCAGGCTGTGGCACCAAACGAAACCCTCGCTCCGATCCGATCCACCGCGCccgcgatgccgccgccgccggagctgatGGAGGAGCTCATCGAGGAGATCCTCCTCCGCTTCCCACCGTCCGATCCCGCGAGCCTCGTCCGCGCCGCGCTCGTCAGCACGTCGTGGTGCCGCATCGTCTCCGGCGCCGCCTTCCGCCGCCGATTCCGCGCGTTCCACCGCACGGCGCCGCTGCTAGGCTTCCTCTGTGACTCCAGGGTGAAGATGGACGGTTTCCGCTGGGACGGCGTCCTCgtccccacctcctccgccttccGCCCGCGCGAGCCTTTCGCCTGGTGGCAGCCGTTGgacgcccgccacggccgcgtcctcTTCCACGACTGCTCCTCGTCGTCCTACCGCCCCCACGTCTGGAACCCCATCACCGACGCCTGTATCACGCTGCCCGAGATGCCGAATGATGATCGGGACGACATCTCACTCCGCTGGACATCACGCTGGACATCCGCGGTGCTAtgcgctgctgccgccaccggAGAGTGCGACCACCTCGACTGCCACGACGGGCCCTTCACCGTGGTCATCGTGGGTTCCGACGAGGATTAGGAGGTGATGTTCTCCTACGTCTACTCATCGGAGTCTGGCCGGTGGAGCGAGCCCACCTACGCCGATTGCCGTAATTATTCTATCAGTTGGGACCACAGTGTGCTAATGGGGAATGCGCTCTATTTCAAGTTTGACACAAACAACTGCGGGATCCTCAGGTATGATTTGGGAACACGGGAAATGACTATGATGGATCTGCATCTGCCTCGTTACGAGGACTATGATGCATCCTCAGTACCTAGTATTCAGCTCATGACAACGGAGGGTGGTCGACGGCTGGGATTCATAAGATTGGAGGACACACGGCTTTGCCTATGGTCAAGGGATGATGAAGCTGATGTGGGATGGGCACCGAACAGAGTCATTGAGCTCGAGAAGCTTCTCCCCTTTGATGTTTCGTTGGCCTACGATACTTTTTTGCTTGGCTTTGCAGAAGGGGTTGGTGTCATTTTCATGCGCGTTGGGGATGGGGTCTTCACTGTTGATCTAAAAAGTAGCAAGGTGATGAAGGTATACGAGGGCTCCATCAACTCCGTTGTTCCGTACATGAGCTTCCGTACTCCAGGTACTGATTTAGGCACCATGACAATCTTTTTCAAGTAAAACTTTGCTTATTTATGCTAAAAAACAATGCATACCGATTCCGTACAAGTCCATCTCTGTTTTGAGAAGGGGGTTTATGGGGCTAATCCATTGTACAACGACTGTCCTGGATGGATGATGGGGTCTTGACTCTTGATAAT
The genomic region above belongs to Setaria italica strain Yugu1 chromosome VI, Setaria_italica_v2.0, whole genome shotgun sequence and contains:
- the LOC101759653 gene encoding uncharacterized protein LOC101759653 isoform X2 — translated: MPPPPELMEELIEEILLRFPPSDPASLVRAALVSTSWCRIVSGAAFRRRFRAFHRTAPLLGFLCDSRVKMDGFRWDGVLVPTSSAFRPREPFAWWQPLDARHGRVLFHDCSSSSYRPHVWNPITDACITLPEMPNDDRDDISLRWTSRWTSAVLCAAAATGECDHLDCHDGPFTVVIVGSDED
- the LOC101759653 gene encoding uncharacterized protein LOC101759653 isoform X1, with amino-acid sequence MFSYVYSSESGRWSEPTYADCRNYSISWDHSVLMGNALYFKFDTNNCGILRYDLGTREMTMMDLHLPRYEDYDASSVPSIQLMTTEGGRRLGFIRLEDTRLCLWSRDDEADVGWAPNRVIELEKLLPFDVSLAYDTFLLGFAEGVGVIFMRVGDGVFTVDLKSSKVMKVYEGSINSVVPYMSFRTPALRSASTDARP